The Buttiauxella selenatireducens genome has a window encoding:
- the fdnG gene encoding formate dehydrogenase-N subunit alpha, producing MDVSRRKFFKICAGGMAGTTAAVLGFAPKAALAEVRNYKLMRAKETRNTCTYCSVGCGLLMYSLGDGAKNAKSSIFHIEGDPDHPVNRGALCPKGAGLLDYIHSETRLLYPEYRAPGSDKWQRISWDDAFSRIARLMKNDRDANFVEKNEQDVTVNRWLSTGMLCASAASNETGMLTQKFVRSLGMLAVDNQARVUHGPTVASLAPTFGRGAMTNHWVDIKNANVVMVMGGNAAEAHPVGFRWAMEAKNNNDATLIVVDPRFTRTASVADIYAPIRSGTDITFLSGVLLYLISNNKINAEYVKSYTNASLLVRDDFSFDDGLFSGYDEAKRQYDKTSWNYQFDENGYAKRDDTLTDPRCVWNLLKEHVSRYTPEMVEHICGTPQADFLKVCEVLASTSAADRTTTFLYALGWTQHTVGAQNIRTMAMIQLLLGNMGMAGGGVNALRGHSNIQGLTDIGLLSTSLPGYLTLPSEKQTSLETYLAANTPKATLPGQVNYWSNYPKFFVSLMKSFYGDDAQKENNWGFDWLPKWDQSYDVLKYFDMMDRNKVTGYICQGFNPVASFPDKNKIVASLSKLKYLVIIDPLVTETSNFWQNHGEMNDVNPAAIQTEVFRLPSTCFAEEDGSIANSGRWLQWHWKGADAPGEARTDGEILAGVYHRMRELYRTEGGKGAEPLLKMSWHYDMPDHPESEEVAKESNGYALEDLYDPTGALLVKKGQLLDSFAQLRDDGSTASACWIYTGSWTSKGNQMANRDNADPSGLGNTLGWAWAWPMNRRIIYNRASADPQGKPWDPKRMLIKWNGAKWVGNDIPDFAVTIPPGSEAGPFIMQPEGLGRLFAIDKMAEGPFPEHYEPFETPLGTNPLHPNVVSNPAARLYEADAKRMGKRNEFPYVGTTYRLTEHFHTWTKHSRLNAIVQPEQFVEISEKLAKTKGIANGDHVKVSSKRGFIRAVAVVTQRLQTLNAGGQEVETIGIPLHWGFEGTARKGYLANTLTPSVGDANSQTPEYKAFLVNIEKA from the coding sequence ATGGACGTCAGTCGCAGAAAATTCTTCAAAATCTGTGCCGGCGGTATGGCAGGAACAACAGCCGCAGTTCTGGGTTTTGCACCCAAAGCGGCTCTCGCGGAGGTGCGCAATTACAAGCTTATGCGCGCGAAGGAAACCCGCAATACCTGTACGTACTGCTCCGTAGGATGTGGATTGTTGATGTATAGCCTGGGCGATGGCGCGAAAAACGCTAAATCCAGCATTTTCCATATTGAAGGTGACCCGGATCACCCGGTGAACCGTGGGGCGTTATGCCCCAAAGGCGCAGGCCTGCTGGATTACATCCACAGTGAAACCCGCCTGCTTTACCCGGAATATCGCGCACCAGGTTCCGATAAATGGCAGCGCATCAGTTGGGATGACGCGTTTTCACGTATCGCCCGCCTGATGAAAAACGACCGCGATGCCAACTTCGTTGAGAAGAATGAGCAAGATGTCACGGTCAACCGCTGGCTCTCCACCGGCATGCTGTGCGCCTCTGCGGCCAGTAATGAAACCGGGATGCTGACGCAAAAATTTGTGCGCTCACTCGGCATGTTAGCGGTAGATAACCAGGCGCGCGTCTGACACGGACCAACGGTAGCAAGTCTTGCTCCAACATTTGGTCGCGGTGCGATGACCAACCACTGGGTTGATATCAAAAACGCCAACGTTGTGATGGTGATGGGCGGCAACGCCGCTGAAGCGCATCCAGTGGGTTTCCGCTGGGCGATGGAAGCCAAAAACAACAACGACGCCACGCTGATTGTGGTCGATCCGCGCTTTACCCGCACCGCTTCGGTTGCGGATATTTATGCGCCGATTCGCTCCGGCACCGACATTACTTTCCTGTCGGGCGTGCTGCTGTACCTGATTTCCAATAACAAAATCAACGCCGAGTACGTCAAAAGCTACACCAACGCCAGCCTGCTGGTGCGCGATGATTTTAGCTTTGATGACGGGCTGTTTAGCGGCTACGACGAAGCCAAACGCCAGTACGACAAAACGAGCTGGAACTATCAGTTTGACGAAAATGGCTATGCGAAACGCGACGATACGCTGACCGATCCGCGCTGCGTGTGGAACCTGCTCAAAGAGCACGTCTCGCGCTATACGCCGGAAATGGTCGAACACATCTGCGGCACGCCGCAGGCAGATTTCCTGAAAGTGTGTGAAGTGCTGGCCTCCACCAGTGCGGCTGACCGCACCACCACCTTCCTGTATGCGCTGGGCTGGACGCAACACACTGTGGGCGCGCAGAACATCCGTACCATGGCGATGATCCAGTTGCTGCTTGGCAATATGGGCATGGCGGGCGGCGGTGTAAACGCCCTGCGCGGGCACTCCAACATTCAGGGTTTGACCGATATCGGCCTGCTTTCCACCAGCCTGCCGGGTTACCTGACGCTGCCGTCTGAGAAGCAAACGAGCCTTGAAACCTATCTTGCCGCCAACACGCCAAAAGCCACACTGCCGGGCCAGGTGAACTACTGGAGCAACTATCCAAAGTTCTTCGTCAGCCTGATGAAATCGTTCTATGGCGATGATGCGCAAAAAGAGAACAACTGGGGCTTTGACTGGCTGCCGAAGTGGGATCAGTCCTACGACGTGCTCAAGTACTTCGACATGATGGACCGCAACAAAGTCACGGGATACATCTGCCAGGGCTTTAACCCGGTAGCGTCGTTCCCGGACAAAAACAAAATTGTCGCCAGCCTTAGCAAGCTGAAATATCTGGTGATTATCGATCCGTTAGTGACCGAAACCTCCAACTTCTGGCAGAACCACGGCGAGATGAACGACGTGAACCCGGCGGCGATCCAGACCGAAGTGTTCCGTTTGCCATCGACCTGTTTTGCCGAAGAAGACGGTTCGATTGCCAACTCCGGGCGCTGGTTGCAGTGGCACTGGAAAGGCGCGGACGCACCAGGCGAAGCCCGCACCGACGGTGAAATTCTGGCGGGCGTTTATCACCGGATGCGCGAGCTGTATCGCACTGAAGGCGGTAAAGGTGCAGAACCGCTGCTGAAAATGAGCTGGCATTACGACATGCCGGACCATCCAGAATCCGAAGAAGTCGCTAAAGAGAGCAACGGCTATGCGCTGGAAGATCTCTACGACCCAACGGGCGCGCTGCTGGTGAAAAAAGGCCAGTTGCTGGACTCTTTCGCACAGTTGCGTGACGACGGTTCGACCGCATCCGCCTGCTGGATTTACACCGGGAGCTGGACGTCGAAAGGCAACCAGATGGCGAACCGCGACAACGCCGACCCATCAGGCCTTGGCAACACGCTGGGCTGGGCATGGGCGTGGCCGATGAACCGCCGCATTATCTACAACCGCGCGTCAGCCGATCCACAAGGCAAACCGTGGGACCCGAAACGGATGCTGATCAAATGGAACGGGGCGAAATGGGTCGGCAACGACATTCCAGACTTTGCCGTGACGATTCCACCAGGCAGCGAAGCCGGGCCGTTTATCATGCAGCCAGAAGGTTTAGGCCGCCTGTTTGCCATCGACAAAATGGCGGAAGGGCCATTCCCGGAACACTACGAGCCGTTTGAAACGCCGCTCGGCACTAACCCGCTGCACCCGAACGTGGTGTCGAACCCGGCGGCTCGCCTGTACGAAGCCGATGCTAAACGCATGGGCAAACGCAACGAGTTCCCGTATGTCGGCACCACGTACCGTTTGACCGAGCATTTCCATACCTGGACCAAGCACTCGCGGCTTAACGCCATCGTGCAACCGGAACAGTTTGTGGAAATCAGCGAGAAGCTGGCGAAAACGAAAGGCATTGCCAACGGCGACCACGTGAAAGTCAGCAGCAAACGCGGCTTTATTCGTGCGGTGGCGGTGGTGACGCAGCGTTTGCAAACGCTGAACGCGGGCGGACAGGAAGTGGAAACCATCGGTATTCCGCTGCACTGGGGCTTTGAAGGCACAGCGCGTAAAGGCTATCTCGCCAATACGCTCACGCCGTCAGTCGGTGACGCCAACTCGCAGACGCCAGAGTACAAGGCGTTTCTGGTCAACATTGAGAAGGCGTAA
- the fdxH gene encoding formate dehydrogenase subunit beta, with product MSMQSQDIIKRSATNAITPPPQARDFKEEVAKLIDVSSCIGCKACQVACSEWNDIRDEVGHCVGVYDNPADLSAKSWTLMRFSETMQNGKLEWLIRKDGCMHCEDPGCLKACPSAGAIIQYANGIVDFQSEHCIGCGYCIAGCPFNIPRLNKDDNRVYKCTLCVDRVSVGQEPACVKTCPTGAIHFGTKKEMLDVADERVAKLQKRGYPHAGVYNPQGVGGTHVMYVLHHADQPELYHNLPKDPQIDLPVNLWKGILKPLSAAGFIATFAGLIFHYIGIGPNEEVDEDEEEHHD from the coding sequence ATGTCCATGCAATCTCAGGATATTATCAAGCGTTCGGCTACTAACGCGATTACGCCGCCGCCGCAGGCTCGTGACTTCAAGGAAGAAGTCGCCAAGCTGATTGACGTCTCAAGCTGTATTGGCTGCAAAGCCTGCCAGGTCGCCTGTTCGGAGTGGAATGACATCCGCGATGAAGTCGGTCATTGCGTCGGGGTTTACGATAACCCCGCCGATTTGAGCGCCAAATCCTGGACGTTAATGCGCTTTAGCGAAACCATGCAAAACGGCAAGCTGGAGTGGCTTATCCGCAAGGATGGCTGCATGCACTGTGAAGATCCGGGCTGCCTGAAGGCCTGCCCGTCTGCCGGTGCCATCATCCAGTACGCTAACGGTATCGTCGATTTTCAGTCGGAACATTGTATTGGCTGCGGTTATTGCATCGCCGGTTGCCCGTTCAATATTCCGCGCCTGAATAAAGACGATAACCGCGTCTACAAATGCACGTTATGCGTCGATCGCGTGAGCGTGGGCCAGGAACCGGCCTGCGTGAAAACCTGCCCGACGGGTGCCATTCATTTTGGCACCAAAAAGGAGATGCTCGACGTGGCCGACGAGCGTGTGGCGAAGCTGCAAAAGCGCGGTTATCCGCACGCGGGAGTCTACAACCCGCAGGGCGTGGGCGGCACTCACGTCATGTACGTGCTGCATCACGCTGACCAGCCGGAGCTGTATCACAATCTGCCAAAAGACCCGCAAATCGACCTGCCGGTTAACCTGTGGAAAGGGATCCTCAAACCGTTATCGGCGGCCGGTTTTATCGCCACCTTTGCCGGGCTGATTTTCCATTACATTGGCATCGGGCCGAACGAAGAG